Within Fusarium fujikuroi IMI 58289 draft genome, chromosome FFUJ_chr08, the genomic segment CTTTCAAAGCTCTCTCAGCACTTGACAGACGACTTCGGGTCATCTGCGACGTCAGCTGCGGCCCCATTAGCGAGAACAATCCCATTCCAGTATACTATAGCTACAGTTCGTTCGAGAACCCCACTGTTCCTGCTTCTGAGCACATCGATGGCCCTGAGCTgcgcatcatcgccatcgatcATCTTCCTACCATGGTTGCGCGTGAGTCGAGCGATGAGTATTCCTCACTGCTTCTGCCAAGTCTGTTGACTCTAGACCGTCGGGATACTGAAGGGGTTTGGCAGCGAGCGGAACGCATCTTTCGTGAGAAGGTTGCAGAACTGTCCTAAGTCTTTGTATACCCTTTCTCAGTTTACATCCAGATTCGGGACTACTGGTACTCAGTGGGGTTTTCTAGAGACAATACTGTATAATCCATAACTAGCATCACCTCCACCTAACTAACTGTAACTAAAAGTACATTACATATCCTTGTAGGTAATGTCATCACTCAAGCCCGTTTCTTGCCTTGGAGAAAGACATGCAAGAGGATATATGATACAGCTCCAGTGAAGCACAGCCCGCTGATGACTCCAAATCCCTTGAGGTACTTTGGCTTCTCCGATGCTGGGAACAAGTAGGCGCCATAGATCTGCGCCAGGTTACCCATTGCATTGACAAACGCCAGAGAAATAGCTCTTGTCTCAGTAGGCATGGAGCCAAAGGTAATTGAGGCGTAAGACAGCGACAAGCCATTTGAGGCCCAGAGTgctgcagccatgatgacgaggagagcGTAGCGTGCTTTGAAGTTGTAGACGacgcagatgatgatggcgcaAAGCATGGCGATGCTCATCCAAGCGCACAGTATAACACCTCGCCATTTGCTGTTCTTATCGGCGAAGTAGCCTGTGAGGGCGGTGACTACAAATGCGACGCCAAAGATGGGTATGGTCATGTACTGAGCTGCCGTGGATTCATAACCGAGACCTTTGACGAGAGTGGGGTAAAAGTAGGAGAGAGTTGAAGAGCCAACAATTGCCTAAGGAAGTCCACAGTCAGTAAAAGACTCAGAAACAAGGTGGTCGATGACTTACCATGTaaccaacaacaaagagCCAAGTGCGCCAGTTAGTCATGCTGAGTTTAAAGGCCTGCCAATGACCCAGTTTCGATTCGTCTTCAGAGTGAACCTGTGGTCTGTCGTGCTGCAGTCTTCGAATGGCAAGATCAATCTGTGCCTGGCTGAATTTGAGCCTCGAAGTGTTTGCTGGGAAGTCAGGAAGAACAAAATACGCAATAACAGCGACACCCATAGTGGCAGcgccttcaacaacaaacaaccaCCTCCAACCAGCCTTGCCGTGTGCACCATCGAGACCACTAGTGATAGAACCAGCCAAGAGACCACCAAATGCACCGGAGAGGATAGCAGCAGAGATATACACGGCGAATCTCTTGCTCTGCTCCTCACTCTTATACcaggaggagagaagcagaagcacgCCAGGAGCAAATCCAGACTCAAGGACACCCATGAGGATTCTGAACCCGATCATATGTTCATAAGTGCGCGTGAAAGCCATTGCGACTGTGACGCCGCCCCAGACAAACATGATGCCGGGGAGATATCGACTCGGACGCGTTCGTGTGAGGATCATGTTGGAGGGAACTTCGAAGACGACGTAGCcaacgaagaagacgacaagGACAATGGAATATTTGTTGGAGTCGAGGTTAAGGTCCTTGTCCATTCCGGCGATTCTGGCATTTCCGATACTGTTGAAAGGTTAACTAGACTCTAGTGTATGTGAAAGGGAGTATACTGACTTGGTTCTGTCCATGTATGACATGAGGTACATGAACCACATCATGgggagaatgaagaggtCGATCTTGCGaacgagcttcttctcttcctcagtaTCGGGTACATATTCTTCATTCGCCATAGAGTCTTCCTTTGGGTCGATGATATTATCCTCATGCTCAAAGGACTGTTTGTGCTCTACCTTATCCATGATGTCGAGCAAGGGATGAATAATTGACGCGTCTAAAGATGACTGATGACGAACAATGACTGATGGTGGTAGTGAAGCAGTTGAGATGAAAGATACGAGTGA encodes:
- a CDS encoding related to allantoate permease, yielding MDKVEHKQSFEHEDNIIDPKEDSMANEEYVPDTEEEKKLVRKIDLFILPMMWFMYLMSYMDRTNIGNARIAGMDKDLNLDSNKYSIVLVVFFVGYVVFEVPSNMILTRTRPSRYLPGIMFVWGGVTVAMAFTRTYEHMIGFRILMGVLESGFAPGVLLLLSSWYKSEEQSKRFAVYISAAILSGAFGGLLAGSITSGLDGAHGKAGWRWLFVVEGAATMGVAVIAYFVLPDFPANTSRLKFSQAQIDLAIRRLQHDRPQVHSEDESKLGHWQAFKLSMTNWRTWLFVVGYMAIVGSSTLSYFYPTLVKGLGYESTAAQYMTIPIFGVAFVVTALTGYFADKNSKWRGVILCAWMSIAMLCAIIICVVYNFKARYALLVIMAAALWASNGLSLSYASITFGSMPTETRAISLAFVNAMGNLAQIYGAYLFPASEKPKYLKGFGVISGLCFTGAVSYILLHVFLQGKKRA